One stretch of Variovorax sp. TBS-050B DNA includes these proteins:
- a CDS encoding PilW family protein gives MKHIHPPLHMRRRSFRSARGFTLVELMVGLVLGMLTVIVITEVTSLAEGKKRTVSSGSDAQVNGALSLYTMQRDIQMAGYGAVGNLEALGCAVKGSFKDPDAPAGTVALKFEPTLAPVVIKDGANGAPDEITVLQSRKANFSAPLLVTKNHAKTGNSFTVKSAFGVAVGDLMIAVPADGKWDADNWCAVFSVTDDGAATPTDTTLDWRRVPHVAGGTSKSKWNTSDVFPAGGYLEKSYLLNMGSLSFNTYTVNTGTQNLEVTARTAEAASSTEALYPQIVNLQALYGKETVTPGQVGAYDAVTPLTSADWKKVLAIRIAVVARSTQYERESVTKSAPLWDVGANSTLTGATDCGTSKCVPLKISHVPEWEHYRYKVYDTIVPLRNMLWNSAATP, from the coding sequence ATGAAGCACATCCATCCCCCTCTCCATATGCGCCGGCGGAGCTTCCGCTCGGCCCGCGGCTTCACCCTCGTCGAACTCATGGTCGGGCTCGTGCTGGGCATGCTCACGGTGATCGTCATCACCGAAGTCACCTCGCTCGCGGAGGGCAAGAAGCGGACGGTTTCCTCCGGCAGCGACGCCCAGGTGAACGGCGCGTTGTCGCTCTACACGATGCAGCGCGATATCCAGATGGCAGGGTACGGCGCCGTGGGAAATCTCGAGGCGCTGGGCTGCGCGGTCAAGGGCAGCTTCAAGGATCCAGATGCCCCGGCGGGTACCGTGGCGCTCAAGTTCGAGCCGACGCTGGCGCCGGTGGTCATCAAGGACGGTGCCAATGGAGCCCCCGACGAAATCACGGTGCTGCAGAGCCGGAAAGCCAACTTTTCCGCGCCCCTGCTCGTGACCAAGAATCACGCGAAGACAGGCAACTCATTCACCGTGAAATCCGCGTTCGGTGTCGCGGTGGGCGATTTGATGATCGCCGTTCCTGCCGATGGCAAATGGGATGCAGACAACTGGTGCGCCGTCTTCAGCGTGACCGACGACGGCGCGGCCACGCCCACCGACACCACCCTCGACTGGCGCCGTGTTCCTCACGTTGCAGGCGGAACCAGCAAAAGCAAGTGGAACACCAGCGATGTCTTTCCGGCCGGCGGGTACCTCGAAAAGAGCTATCTCCTGAACATGGGAAGCCTGTCGTTCAACACGTACACGGTCAATACGGGCACGCAAAACCTCGAAGTCACCGCCCGTACGGCCGAGGCCGCCTCGAGCACGGAGGCGCTCTATCCCCAGATCGTCAACTTGCAAGCGCTCTACGGCAAGGAGACGGTCACGCCGGGCCAGGTCGGCGCCTACGACGCGGTGACACCGCTCACATCCGCTGACTGGAAGAAGGTTCTGGCGATCCGCATCGCAGTGGTGGCGCGAAGCACCCAGTACGAGAGGGAGTCCGTCACGAAGTCCGCACCGCTGTGGGACGTCGGCGCGAACAGCACCCTGACGGGCGCGACGGACTGCGGCACCAGCAAATGCGTCCCGCTCAAGATCAGCCACGTGCCCGAGTGGGAGCACTACCGCTACAAGGTCTACGACACGATCGTGCCGTTGCGCAACATGCTCTGGAACTCGGCAGCCACGCCATGA
- a CDS encoding pilus assembly protein PilX produces the protein MKPQISFRAQRGVSLLFALLALVALSLATLALVRSVDTGALVLGNIGFKQDATVAGDQATREAIAWLKANAASLNNDAPAAGYYASTKELKADKTKDAPVDVTGQQQQAVANRKLVDWSDEQDKKCPYAAAGSFGSCELKSVNAAAVTGGNKARYVIFRLCAAEGSANDDINNSCAQPLASNTSASGRGLIDYATPRFSTTGGPYYRIVVRVLGARNTVGFTETIVNFY, from the coding sequence ATGAAACCTCAAATCTCCTTTCGCGCACAGCGTGGCGTCTCGCTGCTCTTCGCACTGCTCGCGCTGGTCGCCCTCTCGCTCGCCACACTCGCGCTGGTGCGCTCGGTCGACACCGGCGCACTGGTGCTGGGCAACATCGGCTTCAAGCAAGACGCCACCGTTGCGGGTGACCAGGCGACGCGAGAAGCCATTGCATGGCTGAAGGCCAATGCCGCCAGCCTCAACAACGACGCTCCGGCCGCCGGCTATTACGCGAGCACCAAGGAGCTGAAGGCGGACAAGACCAAGGATGCGCCTGTCGACGTGACCGGCCAGCAACAGCAGGCGGTCGCAAACCGGAAGCTGGTGGACTGGAGCGACGAGCAGGACAAGAAATGCCCGTACGCCGCAGCAGGCTCGTTCGGCTCATGCGAACTCAAGTCGGTCAACGCCGCTGCGGTCACCGGGGGCAACAAGGCCCGCTACGTGATCTTCCGGTTGTGCGCTGCGGAAGGCAGTGCGAACGACGACATCAACAACAGTTGCGCTCAACCGTTGGCCAGCAATACGTCGGCGTCAGGGCGCGGTCTCATCGACTATGCGACGCCGCGCTTCAGCACGACCGGCGGCCCGTACTACCGCATCGTCGTGCGCGTGCTCGGTGCGCGCAACACGGTCGGCTTTACCGAAACCATCGTCAATTTCTACTAG
- a CDS encoding 3',5'-cyclic-nucleotide phosphodiesterase — protein MQVRVLGCSGAIAKDCRTTSFLVDTDLLVDAGTGVGDLTLDEMAGIDDVVLTHCHLDHIAALPLLLDAVGGRRTRPLRVHALRATIEALRAHVFNNVIWPDFESIPSPGAPFVSFHDITVGQTLALGSAFPKQVEVLPAVHTVPACGFAVCRANGGAHWVFSGDTERNPPFWDRVNALDVAVLVIETAFGNREKALAERSLHLSPLALADELSHIDPGKHYPIYITHTKPAETDEIMSQIESLAARQVGGLAHRDVRWLKANGVLTF, from the coding sequence ATGCAGGTTCGCGTGCTGGGTTGTTCGGGCGCCATTGCCAAAGACTGTCGCACCACCTCGTTCCTGGTCGACACCGACCTGCTCGTGGATGCAGGCACCGGCGTCGGCGACCTCACGCTCGACGAAATGGCCGGCATCGACGACGTCGTGCTCACGCACTGCCACCTCGACCACATCGCCGCTCTGCCCCTCTTGCTCGACGCCGTGGGCGGCCGCCGCACCCGGCCGCTGCGCGTGCATGCCCTGCGCGCCACCATCGAGGCGCTGCGCGCGCATGTGTTCAACAACGTCATCTGGCCCGATTTCGAGAGCATTCCCAGCCCCGGGGCACCGTTCGTGAGCTTTCACGACATCACCGTCGGCCAAACGCTCGCATTGGGCAGTGCCTTTCCCAAGCAGGTGGAGGTTCTGCCCGCCGTCCACACCGTGCCGGCCTGCGGCTTCGCCGTCTGCCGCGCCAACGGCGGCGCACACTGGGTGTTCAGCGGCGACACCGAGCGCAACCCCCCGTTCTGGGACCGCGTCAACGCCCTCGACGTGGCCGTGCTCGTCATCGAAACCGCCTTCGGCAATCGCGAGAAGGCACTGGCCGAGCGCAGCCTGCACCTCTCGCCGCTCGCGCTGGCCGACGAGCTGTCGCACATCGATCCCGGAAAGCACTACCCGATCTACATCACCCACACCAAGCCCGCGGAAACCGACGAGATCATGAGCCAGATCGAGTCGCTGGCGGCGCGCCAGGTGGGGGGGTTGGCGCATCGGGATGTGCGGTGGTTGAAAGCTAATGGCGTACTGACGTTTTAG
- a CDS encoding PilC/PilY family type IV pilus protein, whose product MSHSSIRRRWRADSRSARTALGILSLSMGVLACVVPGLSTAADTLILDEPLATRPNVKAKPNLLFILDNSGSMANAYMPDDMSNSGTFGYRSAQCNGVAYDPSVTYSPPVSYAGTPFPNASFRAAWTDGFDQSGSEDLGGTTQLASITTSSAVTVSSGSKSFLFTDSYAADTFSVGDIVQLVSGSGSSAKIMTGVVTEWKNSTSSWSRGTRTLTVNVTSSSGSGSASTWAITRTTFSTYYVYKGSQPKMAWKYSSSGVDTTTTFYKECTYGTSSSAGKALFDTVQLIDTSAEAQNYANWYSYYRTRRLLMRTATGKAMLGLDAGYRVGFTTISETGVQANAGFLDVDDFGGTHKQAFYTKLYAATGNSTTPLRGALSKAGRYFAKKMSGQTYDPMQYSCQRNYALLSTDGYWNTGSEGTTYKAFQLDGATTVGQQDGADPRPMKDNGASDTLADVAAYYYKTDLRTADLGNCKSSTSGSEQDVCSNNIVPAGRDTATSQHMTTFTIGLGVNGTLDYDRNYLTQTSGSYVNLTNGTAEWPTPAATTNGGNATNIDDLWHAAVNGRGQYYSALNASALAEAISGVVNTIQEVSGTSSAASTSALELVAGDNNQVYKASYTTKKWSGDVEAFTLNGDTGAIGTTAVWSAKAKLDATPYADRKIYYRKPNTTVRQAFDWTSLNADGYGSYFSNLCTRALVAAQCLDNATDAEKTKINSGDNLVKFLRGDRTFEAASTANGTTRALYRPRAGGVLGDIINGAPAYVGKPPFTYSDAGYTNFVIANKDRKPMVYVGANDGMLHAFSASGTDAGTERWAYVPSAVMPEMYRLADTAYESRHRYFVDGAPVIGDIKVGSEWKTILVGGLNKGGRSYYALDITNPEDPKPLWEFTDPNLGLTFGNPIITKRKDGTWVVVFASGYNNGTSDGNTGDGKGRLFVLNANTGAKVISGDIPTTAGTTTDPSGLAKINAWIDDVSDNTSKRFYGGDLQGNLWRFDIDNLVLPNQGALLLAKFQVNGTTPQPITTRPETVEISGKPVILVATGRYLGAADVEDKTQQSIYAVKDSLTETGLGDVRNNNSMVRQTFTVSGNTATISKNPVNWSSNNGWWADLPHSGERVFTNLALQFGVVSVATGIPSGDACSSGGSSWRYFLNASDGSSSLLNAGELWSASSLIAGQSWVKLKDGSTIVIRPTTDGRLRGESGGNPPGSGNNPLRSSWRELAD is encoded by the coding sequence ATGTCCCACAGTTCCATCCGCCGCCGGTGGCGTGCCGACTCGCGCTCGGCGCGCACCGCGCTTGGCATCTTGTCATTGAGCATGGGTGTACTGGCATGCGTCGTGCCAGGCCTTTCGACCGCGGCAGACACGCTCATCCTCGACGAGCCGCTTGCCACGCGGCCGAATGTCAAGGCGAAGCCCAACTTGCTCTTCATCTTGGACAACTCGGGAAGTATGGCGAATGCGTACATGCCCGATGACATGAGCAACTCCGGAACCTTCGGCTACCGCAGTGCGCAGTGCAACGGCGTCGCGTACGACCCATCGGTGACTTATTCCCCCCCCGTGAGTTACGCAGGAACGCCCTTCCCCAATGCGTCCTTCCGAGCGGCGTGGACCGACGGGTTCGATCAGTCGGGTTCCGAAGACCTGGGAGGCACAACACAGCTCGCCTCCATCACCACCAGTTCGGCCGTCACGGTTTCTAGCGGGAGCAAATCGTTTCTATTCACGGACAGCTATGCGGCTGACACGTTCAGCGTTGGCGATATCGTGCAATTGGTCTCGGGCTCTGGCAGCAGTGCCAAGATCATGACCGGCGTCGTGACGGAATGGAAGAATTCGACCAGCAGCTGGAGCAGAGGGACCAGGACGCTCACGGTCAACGTCACGTCCTCTTCCGGGAGTGGCAGCGCCAGTACCTGGGCAATCACCCGCACGACTTTCAGCACGTATTACGTCTACAAGGGCAGCCAGCCGAAGATGGCGTGGAAGTACAGCAGCAGCGGCGTTGACACGACGACGACCTTCTACAAGGAGTGCACGTATGGAACGAGTTCCTCAGCCGGGAAGGCCCTGTTCGATACCGTCCAGTTGATCGACACGTCCGCTGAGGCCCAGAACTACGCCAATTGGTATTCGTATTACCGAACACGCCGCCTGCTCATGCGCACCGCCACCGGCAAGGCCATGCTGGGACTCGACGCGGGTTACCGCGTGGGATTCACCACGATCAGCGAGACAGGCGTGCAAGCGAATGCGGGCTTCCTCGACGTCGACGATTTCGGGGGAACCCACAAGCAGGCGTTCTATACGAAGCTCTACGCGGCAACGGGCAATTCCACGACGCCGTTGCGCGGCGCACTCTCCAAGGCGGGCCGCTATTTCGCGAAGAAGATGAGCGGCCAGACCTACGATCCGATGCAGTATTCCTGCCAGCGGAACTATGCATTGCTCTCGACGGACGGCTACTGGAACACGGGCAGCGAAGGCACTACCTACAAGGCGTTTCAATTGGACGGCGCGACCACTGTGGGGCAGCAGGACGGTGCCGACCCTCGGCCGATGAAAGACAACGGTGCCAGCGACACGCTGGCCGACGTGGCGGCCTATTACTACAAGACCGACCTGCGGACCGCCGATCTCGGAAATTGCAAATCTTCGACCTCCGGTTCCGAGCAGGACGTGTGCTCCAACAACATCGTGCCCGCAGGGCGAGACACCGCCACCTCGCAGCACATGACGACGTTCACCATCGGCCTCGGTGTGAACGGCACGCTGGACTACGACCGGAACTATCTGACCCAGACCTCGGGCTCCTATGTGAACCTGACCAACGGAACGGCCGAATGGCCCACACCGGCAGCAACGACTAACGGCGGCAACGCCACCAACATCGACGACCTCTGGCACGCCGCCGTCAACGGCCGCGGCCAGTACTACTCGGCACTCAATGCCAGCGCCCTGGCCGAAGCCATCAGCGGTGTGGTCAACACCATCCAGGAAGTCTCGGGCACTTCGTCGGCCGCCTCCACGAGCGCGCTGGAACTGGTCGCAGGCGACAACAACCAGGTCTACAAGGCCAGCTACACCACCAAGAAGTGGAGCGGCGATGTCGAGGCCTTCACGCTCAATGGCGATACCGGCGCGATCGGCACCACGGCGGTCTGGTCCGCCAAGGCAAAGCTCGATGCCACGCCCTACGCCGATCGCAAGATCTATTACCGCAAGCCCAACACCACCGTGCGGCAGGCTTTCGATTGGACCAGTCTGAATGCAGACGGCTACGGCAGCTACTTCAGCAACCTGTGCACGCGGGCTCTGGTGGCCGCTCAGTGCCTGGACAACGCGACCGATGCCGAGAAGACCAAGATCAACAGCGGTGACAACCTCGTCAAGTTCCTTCGCGGCGACCGCACCTTCGAAGCAGCCAGCACGGCCAACGGTACCACCCGCGCGCTGTACCGGCCCCGCGCCGGCGGCGTGCTGGGTGACATCATCAACGGCGCTCCCGCCTATGTCGGCAAGCCGCCCTTCACTTACAGCGACGCCGGTTACACGAATTTCGTGATCGCCAACAAGGACCGCAAGCCGATGGTCTATGTCGGCGCCAACGACGGCATGCTGCACGCCTTCTCGGCCAGCGGCACCGACGCCGGCACCGAGCGCTGGGCTTATGTGCCCAGCGCGGTGATGCCGGAGATGTACAGGCTCGCGGACACCGCGTACGAATCGCGGCACCGCTACTTCGTCGATGGCGCGCCGGTCATCGGCGACATCAAGGTCGGCTCCGAATGGAAGACCATCCTCGTCGGCGGACTGAACAAAGGCGGGCGCAGCTACTACGCGCTCGACATCACCAACCCTGAAGATCCCAAGCCCCTTTGGGAGTTCACCGATCCGAACCTGGGTCTGACTTTCGGCAATCCGATCATCACCAAGCGGAAGGACGGCACCTGGGTGGTGGTGTTCGCTTCGGGCTACAACAACGGCACGAGCGACGGCAACACCGGCGACGGCAAGGGACGCCTCTTCGTGCTGAACGCGAACACGGGCGCCAAGGTCATCAGCGGTGACATCCCCACCACGGCGGGAACGACCACCGATCCGAGCGGCCTCGCGAAGATCAACGCCTGGATCGACGATGTGTCCGACAACACTTCCAAGCGCTTCTATGGCGGCGATCTGCAAGGCAACCTCTGGCGCTTCGACATCGACAATCTGGTGTTGCCGAACCAAGGCGCGCTGTTGCTCGCGAAGTTCCAGGTCAATGGGACAACGCCGCAGCCCATCACCACGCGTCCGGAAACGGTCGAGATCTCGGGCAAGCCGGTGATCCTGGTCGCCACGGGTCGCTATCTTGGCGCTGCGGACGTGGAGGACAAGACGCAGCAGAGCATCTATGCGGTCAAGGACTCACTGACGGAGACCGGCCTGGGTGACGTTCGCAACAACAACAGCATGGTGCGTCAGACCTTCACTGTGTCGGGCAATACCGCGACCATCAGCAAGAACCCGGTCAATTGGAGCAGCAACAACGGATGGTGGGCGGACCTGCCACACAGCGGCGAACGCGTGTTCACCAACCTGGCGCTCCAGTTCGGCGTTGTTTCCGTGGCAACGGGCATCCCGAGCGGCGATGCCTGCAGTTCGGGCGGCTCATCTTGGCGCTATTTCCTCAATGCAAGCGACGGCTCGAGTTCTCTTCTCAACGCCGGGGAGCTCTGGAGTGCCAGCTCATTGATCGCTGGTCAGAGCTGGGTCAAGCTCAAGGATGGCAGCACGATCGTGATCCGGCCGACGACAGATGGCCGCCTGCGGGGTGAATCCGGAGGGAACCCGCCGGGCTCGGGAAACAATCCACTTCGCAGTTCGTGGCGGGAATTGGCGGACTGA
- a CDS encoding prepilin-type N-terminal cleavage/methylation domain-containing protein, with amino-acid sequence MHAPLKARSRRASAPPRHRGIALIEVLVAMLIFMLGVLGLVGLQSTMTRTQTDSKLRADASNLASEVIGRMWVDIANLSGYQGTTTCTAPSCLEWRAKVATVLPSGSAVITVAASGDVAVTVSWTMPGGETHKYVTRSTIALRTAS; translated from the coding sequence ATGCACGCACCACTCAAAGCCCGGTCACGCCGGGCCTCCGCACCCCCTCGCCATCGCGGCATCGCCCTGATCGAGGTGCTGGTCGCGATGCTGATCTTCATGCTCGGCGTGCTGGGCCTTGTCGGCCTGCAAAGCACCATGACGCGCACGCAGACCGACTCCAAGCTGCGCGCAGACGCATCCAACCTCGCCAGCGAAGTCATCGGCCGCATGTGGGTCGACATCGCCAATCTGTCCGGCTACCAGGGCACCACCACCTGCACCGCCCCTAGCTGCCTCGAATGGCGCGCCAAGGTGGCCACCGTGTTGCCAAGCGGGAGCGCCGTGATCACTGTCGCGGCCAGCGGCGACGTCGCGGTGACGGTCTCATGGACGATGCCTGGCGGCGAAACCCACAAGTACGTGACCCGCAGCACCATCGCGCTCAGGACGGCGAGCTGA
- a CDS encoding GspH/FimT family pseudopilin, producing MKQRGLTIIELVVTIAVLALILALAMPSIGTWMDNTRIRNTTEALQNGLLAARTEAIRRNQNVSFFLVTLNDAGTMDNTCALSTESGSWVISVSSPAGKCASAPSTTDAPMIVDRRTVRDGGGGVKVTADNSMVTFNSFGRVVSAAGASLTQVEVTGVKDGTHYRNLRVNVTPSGAVRMCDPNVPSTATTDPRLCAAESR from the coding sequence ATGAAGCAACGTGGCCTCACCATCATCGAGCTCGTCGTCACGATCGCCGTGCTGGCGCTCATCCTCGCGCTCGCCATGCCGAGCATCGGGACATGGATGGACAACACCCGCATTCGGAATACCACCGAGGCGCTGCAGAACGGCCTGCTCGCGGCGCGCACCGAAGCCATTCGGCGAAACCAGAACGTTTCCTTCTTTCTCGTGACGTTGAACGACGCTGGCACCATGGACAACACCTGCGCGCTTTCGACGGAAAGCGGCTCCTGGGTGATCAGCGTCAGTTCGCCGGCGGGCAAGTGCGCCAGCGCACCCTCGACGACCGACGCACCCATGATCGTTGATCGCCGCACGGTCCGGGATGGCGGCGGCGGGGTGAAAGTGACTGCGGACAACAGCATGGTCACCTTCAACAGCTTTGGCCGGGTCGTCTCCGCCGCGGGCGCCTCACTGACCCAGGTCGAAGTGACCGGGGTCAAGGACGGCACCCACTACCGCAACCTGCGGGTGAACGTGACGCCGTCCGGCGCGGTGCGGATGTGCGACCCGAACGTTCCCAGCACTGCCACCACCGATCCCCGCCTGTGCGCGGCCGAATCGAGGTAA
- a CDS encoding type IV pilin protein, protein MKKRTTRLRRLVISRRVLPGFTLIEVMIVVAIIAILAAIAVPSYNDYVRRGTLPEAFNALSDFRSKMEQYYQDNRNYGTAAKCAADATAANWNNFAATKHFSFSCTASGAAFQSYVITATGSGTAAGHVYTINETGLRKTTKFKNATVDQECWLTTSAAC, encoded by the coding sequence TTGAAGAAACGCACAACTCGCCTGCGCCGCCTTGTTATCTCGCGCCGTGTCCTGCCCGGTTTCACACTGATCGAAGTCATGATCGTGGTGGCGATCATCGCCATCCTCGCGGCCATCGCAGTTCCCTCGTACAACGACTACGTTCGTCGCGGGACGCTGCCGGAAGCCTTCAATGCGCTGTCCGACTTCCGCTCGAAGATGGAGCAGTACTACCAGGACAACCGCAACTACGGAACCGCCGCCAAATGCGCGGCTGACGCGACCGCGGCGAATTGGAACAACTTTGCCGCCACGAAGCATTTTTCGTTCAGTTGCACGGCCAGCGGTGCCGCGTTCCAGAGCTACGTGATCACCGCGACGGGCAGCGGAACCGCCGCCGGACATGTCTACACGATCAACGAGACCGGTCTGCGCAAGACGACGAAGTTCAAGAACGCCACCGTGGACCAGGAGTGCTGGCTCACCACAAGCGCCGCGTGTTGA
- a CDS encoding pilin: MFNQSSARAVQKGFTLIELMIVVAIIGILAAIAIPQYQTYVAKSQVARAMSETGALKTAYEDCLNNGKTDIGACDLGATSSNILSFTSPLASTAGTALAADKTTNTVALNTTGTIAGTFAGAAAETLKGKSAKTIIWTRTAEGSWLCETTADAKYAPAGCPPAKKP; the protein is encoded by the coding sequence ATGTTTAATCAGTCCAGTGCGCGTGCCGTACAAAAGGGTTTTACGCTTATTGAATTGATGATCGTGGTAGCGATCATCGGTATTTTGGCCGCGATTGCGATTCCGCAATACCAGACCTATGTTGCGAAATCGCAGGTTGCTCGTGCGATGTCGGAGACTGGTGCTTTAAAGACAGCTTATGAAGACTGTCTTAACAATGGAAAAACCGACATTGGTGCATGTGATCTTGGTGCCACCAGCTCCAACATTTTGAGCTTTACTTCACCTCTCGCTTCGACTGCCGGCACGGCCCTGGCCGCTGATAAAACTACCAATACCGTTGCACTGAACACCACGGGCACCATTGCAGGGACTTTCGCCGGTGCGGCAGCGGAAACGTTGAAGGGAAAATCTGCGAAGACCATCATTTGGACCCGTACTGCCGAGGGGAGCTGGCTCTGCGAAACTACCGCTGATGCGAAATACGCCCCCGCTGGCTGCCCGCCCGCCAAGAAGCCGTAA